The Impatiens glandulifera chromosome 8, dImpGla2.1, whole genome shotgun sequence genome includes a window with the following:
- the LOC124913254 gene encoding uncharacterized protein LOC124913254, translating to MDIPPDPFNLEEIQQQWELEESLLKRQKELLEELQRRNNRSRKRNSINRDHGAAHQRLMADYFDEPCTYTEMQFRRRFRMRRQLFLRIVEAVTNYNHYFTQRRNNAGKLGLTPIQKCTVAMRMLAYGVAADACDEYVKIGETTTLECTRIFCETIIVLFQDEYLRRPNEEDLQRLLQVGQERGFPGMIGSIDCMHWEWKNCPKAWQGQFTNGHKGTATIILEAVASYDLWIWHAFFGMPGTLNDINVLDRSPIFDDIESGEAPTVNFTVNGRQYNLAYYLADGIYPKWPVFVQSIQMPQGDKAQLFAKQQEACRKDVERAFGVLQARFAIIRQPARIWNIDVLGKIMRACIILHNMIVEDERDSYSRNWENIDFELSNNSGSSSSGNVQREVLPQFQVHVEGRSESNIHTRADLRDKAQHIQLKKDLVMHIWNKFGTTLD from the coding sequence ATGGATATTCCCCCAGACCCTTTTAATCTCGAAGAGATTCAACAACAATGGGAGTTGGAGGAATCTTTACTCAAAAGGCAAAAAGAACTTCTCGAAGAGCTTCAAAGGCGAAACAATCGATCACGTAAAAGAAATTCTATAAATAGGGACCATGGAGCTGCCCATCAGAGGCTCATGGCCGACTATTTCGATGAGCCATGCACTTATACTGAAATGCAATTTAGACGTAGATTTCGAATGAGAAGGCAATTGTTTCTCCGAATTGTAGAAGCCGTAACAAATTACAACCATTACTTCACCCAAAGGCGGAATAATGCAGGAAAGCTTGGATTGACACCGATCCAGAAGTGTACAGTTGCCATGCGCATGCTTGCATATGGAGTAGCCGCGGATGCCTGTGATGAATATGTGAAAATTGGAGAAACCACTACACTTGAGTGCACTCGTATTTTTTGCGAAACAATAATTGTCTTGTTTCAAGATGAATACTTAAGACGACCAAATGAGGAAGACTTGCAGAGGTTACTCCAAGTTGGACAAGAGCGCGGTTTTCCTGGAATGATTGGAAGTATTGATTGCATGCACTGGGAGTGGAAGAATTGTCCTAAGGCTTGGCAAGGACAGTTTACTAATGGACACAAGGGCACAGCAACAATTATCCTCGAGGCAGTGGCATCTTATGATTTGTGGATATGGCATGCTTTTTTTGGCATGCCCGGAACATTGAACGATATTAATGTATTAGACAGGTCACCAATTTTTGACGACATTGAGTCTGGTGAAGCTCCTACTGTGAACTTCACTGTGAATGGTCGACAATACAATCTTGCCTACTATCTTGCTGATGGAATCTATCCTAAATGGCCCGTCTTTGTCCAATCAATTCAAATGCCCCAAGGAGACAAAGCGCAGTTGTTTGCAAAACAACAAGAAGCATGCAGGAAAGATGTAGAACGTGCATTTGGGGTACTCCAAGCACGGTTTGCTATTATTCGCCAACCAGCTAGGATATGGAATATTGATGTCCTAGGTAAAATAATGAGGGCATgcataattttacataatatgATTGTGGAGGATGAACGAGATTCGTATTCACGAAATTGGGAAAATATCGACTTCGAACTTTCGAATAATTCCGGGTCTAGTTCCTCAGGTAATGTCCAAAGAGAAGTGCTACCTCAATTTCAAGTGCATGTTGAAGGCCGATCTGAATCAAATATTCATACTAGGGCCGATCTACGTGACAAAGCACAACATATTCAATTGAAGAAAGATCTTGTCATGCACATTTGGAATAAATTTGGAACAACTCTCGATTAG
- the LOC124913255 gene encoding uncharacterized protein LOC124913255 translates to MDPSQNHNFFPNYFPNQAQNPNIQPSNQNIERPEDPMNTGIHPNIPQQYMMPPNFGMQYPYNHHYMPYGYPPISGNNFHVAHTNYPNSEQPNNLNTQRFSSGSTDIPEFSTQISPGDVDGNTQTTFLAPTQQSTRKSYDPWSTEDNKALLNGYFHFSNDSELGRNQKGDTFWGKIAEFVNDKFEGEKPRSVIQCKSHFRSINKKIASFIGYYSSACRTKCSGWSDDNYVEKALELYRDNEKQRFSLLEEWKMVRDQPRYMVGANESGSSGSKRKSGGDEVESSAPSIIRPEGRDATKKKARKTSTSRKSKAEINEELSNVSSTLEKFEERRASTASAMLEYARVRKLEMLMSLKNKEERDVVDENTYQMLLRELFPN, encoded by the coding sequence atggaTCCTTCACAAAACCACAACTTCTTTCCAAATTACTTCCCAAATCAAGCTCAAAACCCAAATATACAACCTTCGAACCAAAACATTGAACGTCCGGAAGATCCCATGAATACCGGAATCCATCCTAATATTCCACAACAATATATGATGCCACCCAACTTTGGCATGCAATACCCGTATAACCATCATTATATGCCTTATGGCTATCCACCTATCTCTGGAAATAACTTTCATGTCGCTCATACCAACTATCCAAACAGTGAacaaccaaataatttaaacacacAACGTTTCAGTAGTGGTTCAACTGATATTCCCGAATTTTCTACACAAATATCTCCAGGGGATGTTGATGGGAATACCCAAACCACTTTTCTTGCTCCAACCCAACAATCAACCCGAAAATCATACGATCCTTGGAGCACGGAGGACAACAAAGCTTTACTAAATGGTTATTTCCATTTTAGTAATGATAGTGAATTGGGGAGGAACCAAAAGGGCGACACTTTTTGGGGTAAAATTGCAGAATTTGTAAATGACAAGTTTGAAGGTGAGAAACCAAGGAGTGTAATACAATGCAAAAGTCATTTTCGATCCATCAATAAAAAAATCGCAAGTTTTATTGGTTATTATAGTTCAGCATGCAGAACTAAGTGTAGTGGTTGGTCCGATGATAACTACGTGGAAAAGGCTTTAGAGTTGTACCGCGATAATGAAAAGCAAAGGTTTTCCTTGTTGGAAGAGTGGAAGATGGTCCGTGACCAACCAAGATATATGGTAGGAGCAAATGAATCTGGAAGTAGTGGATCAAAGAGAAAAAGTGGAGGTGATGAAGTTGAATCCTCAGCTCCATCCATCATACGTCCAGAAGGTAGGGACGCAACAAAGAAGAAAGCCAGAAAAACATCAACTTCGAGAAAATCAAAGGCTGAAATTAATGAGGAGTTATCTAATGTATCCTCCACTCTTGAAAAATTTGAAGAAAGGAGGGCTAGTACTGCTTCAGCTATGTTGGAGTATGCCCGTGTTAGGAAGTTGGAGATGTTGATGTCCTTGAAGAATAAAGAAGAGCGTGATGTTGTGGACGAGAATACTTATCAGATGTTATTGAGGGAATTGTTCCCAAACTAA